In one Legionella clemsonensis genomic region, the following are encoded:
- the queC gene encoding 7-cyano-7-deazaguanine synthase QueC, with the protein MKKAVVLLSGGLDSATCLAIARQEGYACYALSFQYGQRHTAELVAATRVAQHLNVVEHRIVNLDIGQLAGSALTDQSIAVPEYSGAQEIPVTYVPARNTIFLALALAYAETIVANAIFIGVNSIDYSHYPDCRPEFIAAFEKAANLATKAAVSGHAVKIHAPLQFLNKAEIILKGTSLGVNYALTVSCYQATENGEACGVCDSCTFRKQGFKAAKLPDPTYYK; encoded by the coding sequence ATGAAAAAAGCCGTTGTTTTGTTATCTGGCGGGTTAGATTCTGCCACTTGTCTGGCGATTGCCAGACAAGAAGGTTATGCCTGTTATGCTTTAAGTTTTCAGTATGGTCAACGACATACCGCTGAGTTGGTAGCAGCCACTCGCGTTGCTCAACATTTGAATGTAGTGGAGCATCGTATTGTCAATCTGGACATTGGACAACTGGCAGGCTCCGCATTAACTGATCAATCCATTGCTGTGCCCGAATATTCCGGAGCGCAAGAGATTCCAGTCACTTATGTACCTGCCCGCAATACAATTTTTCTTGCCCTGGCTTTAGCGTATGCGGAAACAATAGTGGCTAACGCTATTTTTATTGGAGTGAACTCCATTGATTACTCTCACTATCCGGATTGTCGTCCGGAATTTATAGCTGCGTTTGAAAAAGCTGCTAATTTGGCAACAAAGGCTGCTGTTAGTGGCCATGCTGTTAAAATTCATGCGCCGCTACAATTTTTAAATAAAGCAGAAATTATTTTAAAAGGAACAAGTTTAGGAGTAAATTACGCACTGACTGTATCCTGCTATCAGGCTACAGAGAATGGCGAAGCTTGTGGTGTTTGCGATAGCTGTACTTTCCGTAAACAAGGTTTTAAGGCAGCCAAATTACCTGATCCAACCTATTATAAATAA
- a CDS encoding ParA family protein — MAKVIAIANQKGGVGKTTTAINLAASIAANRQQVLLIDLDPQGNATMGSGVDKNTLVHTTNDVLLRDCLAEQACLTTACGFDLMPANGDLTVAEVSLMERNHRETFLFKALQSVQSVYDFILIDCPPALNTLTINALVAADSVLIPMQCEYYALEGLAALISTIEQVKASVNPRLHIEGLLRTMYDARNRLCSEVSKQLLEHFSNKVYRTVIPRNIRLAEAPSHGMPALQYDKTSPGAAAYMVLAAEVISKQVVTV; from the coding sequence ATGGCAAAAGTCATCGCCATTGCCAACCAAAAAGGAGGCGTGGGGAAAACAACTACAGCAATTAACTTAGCAGCATCCATTGCCGCAAATCGTCAGCAAGTGTTATTGATTGACCTGGATCCGCAAGGTAATGCCACGATGGGCTCAGGTGTTGATAAAAATACACTGGTGCACACGACGAATGATGTGTTATTGCGCGATTGTCTGGCTGAACAAGCCTGTCTTACTACCGCTTGCGGTTTTGATTTAATGCCTGCTAATGGTGATTTGACTGTTGCTGAAGTAAGCCTAATGGAAAGAAATCATCGCGAGACCTTTCTTTTTAAAGCTTTACAATCTGTGCAGAGCGTTTATGACTTTATCCTCATCGATTGCCCCCCTGCTTTAAACACGCTCACGATTAATGCCCTCGTTGCTGCAGATTCCGTTTTAATTCCCATGCAATGTGAATATTATGCCCTGGAGGGATTGGCTGCATTAATATCAACCATTGAACAAGTCAAAGCCAGTGTAAATCCACGTTTGCACATTGAAGGACTGCTGCGCACCATGTATGATGCGCGTAATCGCCTGTGCTCAGAAGTTTCAAAGCAACTCCTTGAACATTTCAGTAATAAAGTGTACCGCACGGTGATACCCCGCAATATTCGCCTGGCCGAAGCCCCAAGTCATGGCATGCCGGCGCTACAATACGATAAAACCTCTCCTGGCGCTGCAGCTTATATGGTTTTAGCGGCGGAAGTTATCAGTAAACAGGTGGTAACCGTTTAA
- the mnmG gene encoding tRNA uridine-5-carboxymethylaminomethyl(34) synthesis enzyme MnmG: protein MNLEKHYDVIVVGGGHAGTEAALAAARLGAQTLLLTHNMDMLGQMSCNPAIGGIGKGHLVKEIDALDGAMALAADKAGIQFRILNASKGPAVRATRAQADRVLYRQAIRQQLQSQPNLTLFQQAVDDLLVEGSKVTGVVTQMGLTLKARAVVLTVGTFLGGKIHIGMKQHAGGRAGDPPAIALANRLRELDLPVGRLKTGTPPRIDGRSLDYSQMTVQPGDEPVPVFSYLGTTALHPQQVPCYITHTTNLTHEIIQANLHQSPMYAGVIEGIGPRYCPSIEDKIVRFADKSSHQIFVEPEGLTTDEIYPNGISTSLPFEVQVQFVRTIKGFENAHITRPGYAIEYDYFDPRGLTPFLQTKPLSNLFFAGQINGTTGYEEAAAQGLIAGMNAALQTQDKELWCPRRDEAYVGVLIDDLITCGTQEPYRMFTSRAEYRLLLREDNADLRLTEKGRELGLVGDTRWKVFCEKREAIASAQARLKASIVRVAHSEALGPILANPLQQDCKAAELLKRPEVSYHHLQAISALDLPALSDDVAEQVEIQSKYAGYIERQMLDIERLRKHENTQLPATLDYSKVSGLSTEVMQKLTRIRPATLAQAGRISGVTPAALSLLLVHLKKYRESA from the coding sequence ATGAATTTAGAAAAACATTACGATGTGATTGTCGTTGGTGGTGGCCATGCCGGTACTGAAGCAGCACTTGCTGCTGCACGATTAGGCGCACAAACCTTATTGCTCACCCACAATATGGATATGCTCGGCCAAATGTCTTGCAACCCAGCGATTGGCGGAATTGGCAAAGGACATCTTGTGAAAGAAATCGATGCGCTTGATGGCGCTATGGCGTTAGCTGCTGATAAAGCAGGTATTCAATTTCGCATTCTTAATGCCTCCAAAGGTCCCGCAGTAAGAGCAACACGTGCGCAAGCGGATCGTGTCCTTTATCGCCAGGCAATTCGCCAGCAATTACAAAGTCAACCTAATTTAACTCTATTCCAGCAAGCCGTTGATGACTTGCTGGTCGAAGGCTCTAAAGTAACAGGTGTCGTCACACAAATGGGACTCACGCTAAAAGCACGGGCCGTTGTTCTCACCGTTGGAACTTTTCTAGGTGGTAAAATTCACATTGGTATGAAGCAGCATGCCGGTGGACGCGCAGGCGATCCTCCGGCAATTGCCCTTGCCAATCGTTTACGCGAGCTTGACCTGCCTGTGGGCCGATTAAAGACAGGGACCCCTCCTCGTATTGATGGTCGCTCACTGGATTACAGCCAAATGACAGTACAACCGGGTGATGAACCAGTACCTGTATTTTCCTATTTGGGCACTACGGCCTTACACCCTCAACAAGTGCCTTGCTACATTACGCATACTACAAATTTAACCCATGAGATTATTCAGGCGAATCTACATCAATCACCGATGTATGCCGGTGTTATTGAGGGCATTGGTCCACGCTACTGTCCTTCGATTGAAGATAAGATTGTCCGTTTTGCCGATAAATCCTCCCACCAAATTTTTGTGGAGCCTGAAGGATTAACGACGGATGAAATTTACCCCAATGGCATTTCAACCAGTCTACCTTTTGAGGTACAAGTGCAATTTGTCCGCACTATTAAGGGATTTGAAAATGCTCATATCACACGCCCCGGTTATGCCATTGAATATGATTATTTTGACCCACGTGGATTAACTCCCTTTTTACAAACTAAACCACTCAGCAATCTTTTCTTTGCTGGTCAGATTAATGGCACCACGGGGTATGAAGAGGCTGCGGCACAAGGTTTAATAGCCGGAATGAATGCTGCACTACAAACTCAAGATAAAGAATTGTGGTGCCCACGCCGAGATGAAGCTTATGTCGGGGTGCTAATTGATGATCTTATAACTTGTGGAACCCAGGAACCTTACCGCATGTTTACCTCAAGAGCAGAGTACCGCTTGCTTTTACGCGAAGACAATGCCGATTTACGCTTGACAGAAAAAGGACGTGAATTAGGTTTGGTGGGTGATACACGTTGGAAAGTATTTTGTGAAAAGCGTGAAGCCATTGCGTCAGCACAAGCACGTCTTAAAGCCAGTATTGTTCGCGTGGCTCATAGTGAAGCTCTAGGCCCTATTCTTGCCAACCCATTGCAACAGGATTGTAAAGCAGCAGAATTATTAAAACGTCCTGAAGTGAGTTATCATCATTTGCAAGCCATTTCTGCCCTGGATTTACCAGCATTAAGCGACGATGTCGCCGAGCAAGTCGAAATTCAAAGTAAATATGCAGGTTATATTGAGCGTCAAATGCTGGATATTGAACGCTTGCGCAAACATGAAAACACTCAACTACCGGCGACACTCGATTACAGCAAAGTGTCCGGTTTGTCGACTGAGGTGATGCAAAAATTAACTCGAATAAGACCCGCTACCCTGGCGCAAGCGGGCCGTATTTCGGGAGTAACACCAGCAGCATTATCATTACTTTTGGTACATTTAAAAAAATATCGAGAATCAGCATGA
- a CDS encoding ParB/RepB/Spo0J family partition protein yields MTVKTRGLGRNLSALLGTAGATLTAEKPAPSESAVLKLAINSLKPGKYQPRGEIEETALAELAASIKQQGILQPLVVREIADDQYEIIAGERRWRASQLAGLTEVPVILRQVDDETAMAIALVENLQREDLNAMDQARAMYRLTTEFGLTHQQIAELLSKSRAAVSNFLRLLQLTPEVKRFLENGDMDMGHARALLMLDDKQQIQVAQLIVAKSLSVRETEKLVARVKTGKTETTAKHEINACLQEQVDTLAQRLNAAIKIKHGKAGKGTLVIHYDNLQNLQAVIEELIGD; encoded by the coding sequence ATGACAGTTAAAACCAGAGGTCTTGGACGAAATTTATCCGCGCTGTTAGGAACTGCTGGCGCTACCTTGACTGCTGAAAAACCAGCCCCTTCTGAATCTGCAGTTTTAAAGCTGGCCATTAACAGCCTGAAACCCGGAAAATACCAGCCTCGTGGTGAAATCGAAGAAACAGCACTTGCGGAACTGGCTGCCTCTATTAAACAGCAAGGTATATTGCAACCCTTGGTGGTACGTGAAATTGCCGATGATCAATATGAAATTATTGCAGGGGAGCGTCGATGGCGTGCCTCCCAATTGGCAGGTTTAACTGAAGTTCCCGTTATTCTTCGTCAAGTAGATGACGAAACTGCCATGGCAATTGCTCTTGTGGAAAATTTGCAACGAGAAGATTTAAACGCGATGGATCAAGCCCGCGCTATGTACCGCTTAACAACGGAATTTGGGTTAACTCATCAGCAAATCGCTGAATTGCTTTCTAAATCCCGAGCCGCCGTCAGTAATTTTTTACGCTTGCTACAGCTAACACCGGAAGTTAAACGATTTTTAGAAAATGGTGATATGGATATGGGGCATGCTCGTGCTCTGCTGATGCTTGATGATAAACAACAAATACAAGTGGCGCAATTAATAGTCGCCAAAAGTCTCTCTGTGCGTGAAACAGAAAAATTAGTTGCCAGAGTCAAGACGGGGAAAACTGAAACCACAGCCAAACATGAAATAAACGCTTGCTTACAAGAACAAGTAGATACTTTAGCGCAACGTTTAAATGCCGCGATTAAAATTAAGCATGGCAAAGCCGGCAAAGGTACCTTGGTGATTCATTATGATAATTTACAGAATCTGCAAGCGGTTATTGAGGAATTAATTGGTGACTAA
- the rsmG gene encoding 16S rRNA (guanine(527)-N(7))-methyltransferase RsmG, which produces MTQSAALVHQLDEGLAKLGMQMEITPLLQYLYLLDKWNRSYNLTAIRNLDTMITRHLLDSLAIVPWLYGTRILDVGTGAGLPGIPLAIHNRQLQVVLLDSNGKKIRFLQEVKRVLGLDNVEIVQSRVENYHPQQGFDTVTSRAFSELAQMIKWTSHLISTNGIWLAMKGRYPETELASIHQPYQVESYAVPGLEGERCCVIIKNAIKE; this is translated from the coding sequence ATGACCCAGTCTGCTGCTCTCGTACATCAGCTTGACGAGGGACTTGCCAAGCTAGGTATGCAAATGGAAATTACCCCGCTGCTTCAATATTTGTATTTGCTGGATAAATGGAATCGTAGCTATAATTTAACGGCAATTCGTAATTTGGATACGATGATTACCCGTCATCTGCTGGATAGTTTGGCCATTGTGCCCTGGCTTTATGGCACACGCATTCTTGATGTTGGTACTGGTGCTGGGTTGCCAGGCATTCCCCTGGCCATCCATAATCGCCAATTACAAGTCGTCTTATTAGACAGTAATGGTAAGAAAATTCGTTTTTTACAAGAAGTAAAGCGTGTGTTGGGCCTTGATAATGTTGAAATTGTACAATCCCGCGTTGAGAACTACCACCCGCAACAAGGTTTTGATACAGTAACAAGTCGAGCCTTCAGTGAATTGGCGCAAATGATAAAATGGACATCTCATCTCATTAGCACCAACGGTATTTGGCTTGCTATGAAAGGGCGCTATCCTGAAACCGAATTGGCGAGCATCCATCAACCTTATCAGGTCGAATCTTACGCCGTACCTGGTCTGGAGGGTGAGCGTTGCTGCGTCATTATCAAAAATGCAATTAAGGAATAA
- a CDS encoding response regulator transcription factor → MLTNKTHRHAVIKGGYSEKESIPLREQECLWLAAQGNSVKQIAQLLKISPYTVEKYLKHTREVFNCSTLIEAVVEGIHRGMIGKVNLHRKIERSLERRVSFARPVITMHP, encoded by the coding sequence ATCCTGACTAACAAGACACACCGACATGCGGTTATAAAAGGGGGCTATTCTGAAAAAGAATCCATACCGCTTCGTGAACAGGAATGTTTATGGCTTGCCGCTCAGGGTAATTCCGTAAAACAAATTGCTCAACTTCTTAAAATTAGCCCCTATACCGTGGAAAAGTATTTAAAACACACCCGTGAAGTATTTAATTGCAGTACCCTTATCGAAGCGGTAGTGGAGGGGATTCATCGGGGTATGATTGGTAAGGTTAATTTGCATAGAAAAATAGAACGCTCTTTAGAAAGAAGAGTTAGTTTTGCCAGGCCAGTGATTACTATGCATCCTTAG